GCCACATGGGCATATTCGCTGGGCTTGCTGGAACCTATTTGCATGTGCCAAATCTCAAGGAGCGCAGGAAAACTCAACCACTATCGGAACTTGCCTTGGAGGCAATTCGGGAGGGCCGCATGGCTCCCTATGGCTCCCACAACAACAGCGAAAAGCTCACCGTTGCATTTCTAGAATACTTTTTTCAAATTGCGCTTTACAGCAAGGACCCCGGCCTACTTAGAATTCTGCTTCATAAAGGAACTACGCGTGATAAGCTCATTGCCATTGGAGTATCCAACGGTTTCGCTGAACTTAAGCGCCACAAGATAACCATGAACTTCATCGAGATGTTTCACAAATGCTTCTGTGGTGTAACACCTCACTTCACCAAGCGATGGTTTGTCCCCAAAGTTTATAAGCCCATTTTCGATGAAGCCATAAAAATTGCCGACACGCGTAACGAAAAACCGGAGTTGATGGTTGAAACATTTAGAACCTCCATCTCCGCTATTTTTGAACAGCTAAACATCATTCTTGCCCAACGGCTGACAACAAAGTTGGAAGCACTCCTATCGAGCGGAGCCAAAGAGAAACTAAACCTCAACCATCTCATCGAAAGTTTTGAGGTACCGAGCCAATTCCGCACCATCCTTGATAGCTCGAAAAGCGGGAACGGTATACAACAAATCAACGGCATGACAACTATGAACGTGTCAGCCTTTCTTGACGGGCTCTCCTTCCCCTTCCTCACAGCAGCACTCGTACTAGGAGCGACCTTTACTAGCGCTCACGTAATTTACAATACACGGCCGCTACTCAACTCCTTTGCTAACCAAATGGGACGATTCCGTCACCCCAAGCGAATGCTTTGGCTAACCGACACTTTTGAGGATAAAAACGGCGTAGCACTCGTTCTCAAATCCATTCATCAGGAGATAAAGCGGAGAAATCTACCTATCGACCTGCTTGTATGTAGCAGCACTCTTGAACCCGACGACCACCTTATCGTTGTTAAGCCCCAGGCAGAGTTCAACATCCCGTTCTACGAACAGCAACCGGTCCGTATTCCAAATGTGCTGGAAATTCACGACCTGTTTCTGAATGGTGAGTATGACCGTATTATGTGCTCCACTGAAGGAGCCATGGGCCTTATTTCGCTCTATTTGAAGAATGCCTACTCCGTCCCCAC
The Williamwhitmania sp. DNA segment above includes these coding regions:
- a CDS encoding glycosyltransferase — its product is HMGIFAGLAGTYLHVPNLKERRKTQPLSELALEAIREGRMAPYGSHNNSEKLTVAFLEYFFQIALYSKDPGLLRILLHKGTTRDKLIAIGVSNGFAELKRHKITMNFIEMFHKCFCGVTPHFTKRWFVPKVYKPIFDEAIKIADTRNEKPELMVETFRTSISAIFEQLNIILAQRLTTKLEALLSSGAKEKLNLNHLIESFEVPSQFRTILDSSKSGNGIQQINGMTTMNVSAFLDGLSFPFLTAALVLGATFTSAHVIYNTRPLLNSFANQMGRFRHPKRMLWLTDTFEDKNGVALVLKSIHQEIKRRNLPIDLLVCSSTLEPDDHLIVVKPQAEFNIPFYEQQPVRIPNVLEIHDLFLNGEYDRIMCSTEGAMGLISLYLKNAYSVPTHFYIHTDWIMFARKVLNFDVHNLNRFRRLLRAFYGSFDSLFVLNTDQQKWLTGKSMAFEPEKVFLTAHWADEGFEPKQKSKAEIFGVEEHETVVLFAGRISNEKGVMELPAIYGEVRAQYPSVRFAIAGTGPAEPELKEALPEAIYLGWVDHNELVDVYSAADLLILPSKFDTFGCVVLEALSCGLPVVAYKTKGPKDIILDGENGYLSPSRTDMVKKIGQFIQNPDLQKTFKVAALERAKFFSTDRIVNQLLQDVKLA